The following are encoded together in the Humulus lupulus chromosome 5, drHumLupu1.1, whole genome shotgun sequence genome:
- the LOC133834206 gene encoding uncharacterized protein LOC133834206 translates to MMGTIQHFSHGHTLYERKYADIWRCIICKQPIIASESHFDCSQCWHNIHKICAEFPEHINNSLHLHPLSLRRSSFESSIRCFYCDKSFTEEEYAYTCKDECAFYMHAKCGSIPQPTIISSYTTGDGEDDDDDFVQFSCHQHPMALVVELGDGSDEEDINLGKKCIACQLPWSYPAYSCTSLSCPNFFHKSCVDKLPREVQHPFHSHKPLSLQISKLQSCDLCCKKDCRLIFSCREIGCTFKIGTECAFLDTIVNCRSHDHLLCLVEGASCDDFKCDGCQKSYKELDNHATFEIQLTRSFLFRCMECNFNLHFICGPLPSTIKYKYHIHNLTLLDSVVEDNCHEYYCDVCEEERNSDFRVYSCSNCQYVAHIHCLIPQIMKLIKGVNDISNDVELWALGENRWKWDIGIDEKDYNNNTQKETVRDLMNYLTQEEKEKLLQPWTLWGHNFSYRRNLYDHYKNANSRFHQLGSIEDFETISEFFQRFDSSVRDDFDYELLFYTPKEGIEIEEKYLRQKVREVDGKYKVPNTLAPILKTLLDSYGGDLGGYSWLSPAMRSVTATLLLIVIDQMCRTKIEDVTWDDLKKWLFYLYVIYRIAHFKVYPDLWELGELRRNFIRKYWTFKVIRLKQVYTNLIDEKVEYLKAESKRLEENREKFKKIDINGFLRTTALPRKKMAIDEDFSVSIASELKHKTAGDSFFEFLDKRFS, encoded by the exons ATGATGGGCACTATTCAGCATTTTAGTCATGGGCATACCCTATATGAACGTAAGTACGCAGATATATGGCGTTGCATAATATGCAAACAGCCAATCATTGCATCAGAAAGTCATTTCGATTGCTCCCAATGCTGGCATAACATCCACAAAATATGTGCGGAGTTCCCAGAACATATCAATAACTCGTTGCATCTACACCCTCTCAGCCTCCGTAGATCATCATTCGAGAGTTCTATTCGCTGCTTTTATTGTGACAAATCCTTTACAGAAGAAGAATATGCTTACACTTGCAAGGATGAATGTGCTTTCTACATGCATGCCAAATGTGGTTCGATTCCACAACCCACAATAATAAGCAGCTACACTACTGGTGATggtgaagatgatgatgatgacttcGTTCAATTCTCTTGCCATCAACATCCAATGGCACTTGTAGTCGAGCTTGGAGATGGCAGTGATGAAGAAGATATTAATCTAGGTAAGAAATGCATAGCATGTCAATTACCTTGGTCCTATCCAGCCTACTCTTGCACATCACTTTCATGTCCAAATTTTTTTCATAAGTCGTGTGTAGATaaactacctcgagaagttcaacaCCCTTTTCATTCACACAAAcctctttctcttcaaatcagtAAGCTTCAATCTTGTGATCTTTGTTGTAAAAAGGATTGCAGACTCATTTTCAGTTGTCGTGAAATTGGGTGTACCTTTAAGATTGGTACTGAATGTGCATTTCTTGATACAATTGTAAACTGTCGAAGTCATGATCACTTGCTTTGTCTTGTGGAAGGAGCATCTTGTGACGATTTCAAGTGTGATGGTTGTCAAAAATCTTATAAAGAGTTGGACAATCATGCTACATTTGAAATTCAGTTGACTAGATCATTCCTATTTCGTTGCATGGAATGTAATTTCAACCTTCATTTTATATGCGGACCATTGCCATCCACTATAAAATATAAGTACCACATACACAACTTGACTCTTCTTGATTCAGTCGTTGAGGATAATTGTCACGAATATTATTGCGATGTGTGCGAAGAAGAAAGGAACTCAGATTTCCGTGTTTACAGTTGTTCTAACTGCCAATATGTAGCGCATATACATTGTTTGATCCCTCAG ATTATGAAGTTAATCAAAGGAGTCAATGACATTAGTAATGATGTGGAGCTTTGGGCTTTAGGAGAAAACAGATGGAAGTGGGACATTGGAATTGATGAAaaagattataataataatactcAAAAAGAGACAGTCAGGGACTTGATGAATTATCTAAcccaagaagaaaaggagaagctACTTCAACCATGGACTCTATGGGGACATAATTTTAGTTATAGAAGAAATTTGTATGATCATTACAAAAATGCTAATTCTCGATTTCATCAATTGGGATCTATTGAAGATTTTGAAACAATTAGTGAATTTTTTCAAAGGTTTGATAGTTCGGTGAGGGATGACTTTGATTATGAGTTGTTATTCTATACTCCTAAAGAAGGTATAGAGATAGAGGAGAAGTATTTAAGGCAAAAGGTTAGGGAAGTGGATGGTAAGTACAAGGTACCCAACACATTGGCTCCTATTTTGAAAACATTGCTCGACAGCTATGGAGGAGATCTTGGAGGTTATTCTTGGTTGAGCCCAGCAATGAGGAGTGTAACTGCAACATTACTACTAATTGTCATTGACCAAATGTGTAGAACCAAAATTGAAGACGTCACATGGGATGATCTTAAAAAATGGCTTTTTTATCTATATGTCATTTATAGGATTGCACATTTTAAAGTTTACCCAGACTTGTGGGAATTGGGGGAATTGAGAAGGAATTTCATTCGAAAGTATTGGACTTTCAAAGTCATAAGATTAAAACAAGTCTACACAAATCTTATAGATGAGAAGGTTGAATATTTGAAAGCTGAATCAAAAAGATTGGAGGAGAATCGTGAGAAGTTCAAGAAGATAGACATAAATGGCTTCTTGAGAACTACAGCTTTGCCGCGAAAGAAGATGGCCATCGACGAAGACTTCTCTGTAAGCATTGCTTCGGAACTAAAGCACAAGACTGCTGGTGACAgtttttttgagtttttagaTAAGAGATTCAGCtaa
- the LOC133834208 gene encoding cinnamoyl-CoA reductase-like SNL6: MDALKGCCALFYCFEPPSDHPSYDEFMGEVEVRAAHNVLEACAQTDTIHKVIFTSSITAVIWRDDLTSTTSTFSDFDERNWSDINFCKKLKLWHALSKTLAEKTAWALAMDRGLNMVSINGGLLMASHLTITNPYLKGAAEMYENGVLVTADLKFVVDAHICVFEDSSAYGRYLCFDRVVNCNQDAVELARMLSPPSSANVATLEEDTSVYQQRITNRKLNKLMVDFDNSLIQLH, from the exons ATGGATGCATTGAAGGGTTGTTGTGCTTTGTTTTACTGTTTTGAGCCTCCTTCTGATCACCCCTCCTATGAT GAATTTATGGGTGAGGTTGAGGTGAGAGCAGCTCACAATGTGCTGGAAGCTTGTGCTCAAACTGACACCATTCACAAAGTCATTTTCACTTCTTCAATTACTGCTGTTATTTGGAGAGATGACCTTACTAGTACTACTTCCACTTTTTCTGATTTTGATGAACGAAATTGGAGTGATATCAACTTCTGTAAAAAGTTGAAG CTGTGGCACGCCCTATCGAAGACCCTGGCCGAGAAGACGGCGTGGGCGCTGGCCATGGACCGAGGATTGAACATGGTCTCCATCAATGGAGGGCTGTTGATGGCCTCACACCTTACAATCACCAACCCTTATTTGAAAGGAGCTGCGGAGATGTATGAAAATGGAGTACTGGTGACTGCTGATCTCAAGTTTGTGGTGGACGCTCACATCTGTGTTTTCGAAGATAGCTCTGCCTATGGACGCTATCTTTGCTTCGACCGCGTCGTCAACTGCAACCAAGATGCGGTTGAGCTGGCTCGTATGCTATCACCGCCCTCCTCGGCCAATGTCGCCACTTTGGAGGAGGATACGTCAGTATACCAACAGAGAATAACAAACAGGAAACTAAACAAACTCATGGTTGACTTTGATAATAGTCTTATTCAGCTTCACTAA
- the LOC133834209 gene encoding cinnamoyl-CoA reductase-like SNL6, giving the protein MDALKGCCALFYCFEPPSDHPSYDEFMGEVEVRAAHNVLEACAQTDTIHKVIFTSSITAVIWRDDLTSTTSTFSDFDERNWSDINFCKKLKLWHALSKTLAEKTAWALAMDRGLNMVSINGGLLMASHLTITNPYLKGAAEMYENGVLVTADLKFVVDAHICVFEDSSAYGRYLCFDRVVNCNQDAVELARMLSPPSSANVATLEEDTSVYQQRITNKKLNKLMVAFDNSLIQLH; this is encoded by the exons ATGGATGCATTGAAGGGTTGTTGTGCTTTGTTTTACTGTTTTGAGCCTCCTTCTGATCACCCCTCCTATGAT GAATTTATGGGTGAGGTTGAGGTGAGAGCAGCTCACAATGTGCTGGAAGCTTGTGCTCAAACTGACACCATTCACAAAGTCATTTTCACTTCTTCAATTACTGCTGTTATTTGGAGAGATGACCTTACTAGTACTACTTCCACTTTTTCTGATTTTGATGAAAGAAATTGGAGTGATATCAACTTCTGTAAAAAGTTGAAG CTGTGGCACGCCCTATCGAAGACCCTGGCCGAGAAGACGGCGTGGGCGCTGGCCATGGACCGAGGATTGAACATGGTCTCCATCAATGGAGGGCTGTTGATGGCCTCACACCTTACAATCACCAACCCTTATTTGAAAGGAGCTGCTGAGATGTATGAAAATGGAGTACTGGTGACTGCTGATCTCAAGTTTGTGGTGGACGCTCACATCTGTGTTTTCGAAGATAGCTCTGCCTATGGACGCTATCTTTGCTTCGACCGCGTAGTCAACTGCAACCAAGATGCGGTTGAGCTGGCTCGTATGCTATCGCCGCCCTCCTCGGCCAATGTCGCCACTTTGGAGGAGGATACATCAGTATACCAACAGAGAATAACAAACAAGAAACTAAACAAACTCATGGTTGCCTTTGATAATAGTCTTATTCAGCTTCACTAA
- the LOC133777789 gene encoding uncharacterized protein LOC133777789, giving the protein MADKAAALALALALALPLLFLLLSFTSETLLVVHGQVVSGLQYHGEGVPLFLARHPHKPCIHSHESLLLELPFQKLCSCRHNRPNTIQPGSFPPEVITYDQWTQQKPETKPMFSGWLKGAFGGGKKEMQESIQQNLNFILSTAPIWDRLELKGNKYVLGEFLEFKGKPEDLHALRNIKRSKVSRLIIQKTSMLGLAHSTLQVLYSPRDYRSEGASASEWKEVCVRSSTEVVFQPQNSTKVRKFKLSSVTSTSLSA; this is encoded by the exons ATGGCTGATAAAGCAGCAGCTTTGGCTCTGGCTCTGGCTCTGGCTCTCCCTCTTTTGTTCCTCCTTTTGTCCTTCACTTCAG AAACTCTGCTAGTGGTTCATGGACAG GTGGTGAGTGGACTGCAGTATCATGGAGAAGGGGTGCCCTTGTTCCTcgccagacaccctcataaaccGTGCATCCATAGCCATGAATCTCTACTACTGGAATTGCCATTTCAGAAACTCTGCTCTTGTCGTCATAACCGACCCAA TACCATTCAGCCAGGCTCTTTTCCACCAGAAGTCATTACCTATGACCAGTGGACTCAACAGAAACCAGAAACAAAGCCTATGTTTTCTGGTTGGCTTAAGGGTGCATTTGGAGGTGGAAAGAAAGAGATGCAAGAATCTATACAGCAGAACCTCAATTTTATTCTCAGTACTGCTCCAATTTGGGATAG GTTGGAGCTCAAAGGTAATAAATATGTACTTGGAGAATTTCTGGAGTTCAAGGGAAAGCCAGAAGATCTCCATGCCTTGAGAAATATCAAAAGATCGAAAGTCAGTCGTCTGATTATCCAGAAGACGAGCATGCTTGGATTAG CGCATTCGACGCTCCAAGTTTTGTACTCGCCTAGGGATTATCGAAGCGAAGGAGCTTCAGCTTCGGAGTGGAAGGAGGTATGCGTGAGGTCGAGTACAGAGGTTGTCTTCCAGCCTCAGAACTCTACAAAAGTCCGCAAGTTCAAACTCTCTTCAGTGACTTCAACCTCGCTCAGTGCCTGA